Proteins from a single region of Pararge aegeria unplaced genomic scaffold, ilParAegt1.1, whole genome shotgun sequence:
- the LOC120636901 gene encoding uncharacterized protein LOC120636901, producing MHEPAAWPAARPPAMPPAVPPGMCGCAIRDIASVFNIASTEIERKLKNLSSHYFREKRKFEESKRSGSGRDDVQLPKWFAYKALSFLNDKNAPVPTLNSHTPSSSQDNITPQTTLPSTRTSRKRNIEREPEVDEALQLLREITSNARQRDDAAIFADYISSKLRKMDHYTMCTVQHQIQNIIYEAEMRMGSMNFDTSNGASTHARRHGRRHGRRPGRRPCRRLMHLLPAARAAFGAGGSLLAASIRSGSVVVFI from the exons ATGCATGAGCCGGCGGCATGGCCGGCGGCCCGGCCGCCGGCCATGCCGCCGGCCGTGCCGCCGGGCATGTGTGGATGCGCCATTAGGGATATTGCTTCTGTGTTCAACATAGCATCAACAGAAATTGAGAGAAAACTGAAGAATTTATCTAGCCATTATTTTCGAGAAAAACGCAAATTTGAAGAATCTAAAAGGAGTGGATCTGGACGGGATGATGTTCAATTGCCGAAATGGTTTGCTTATAAGGCGTTatcatttcttaatgacaagaatgCACCGGTACCGACTCTGAACAGCCACACACCTAGT tcttcTCAAGATAATATCACTCCCCAGACTACGCTACCTTCGACAAGGACTTCACGAAAGCGAAATATAGAGAGAGAACCTGAAGTTGATGAAGCTTTGCAATTACTGAGGGAGATCACGTCTAATGCAAGGCAACGCGATGATGCTGCTATATTTGCAGACTATATAAGTAGCAAGTTGAGGAAGATGGATCATTACACGATGTGTACAGTACAACATCAAATCCAGAATATTATCTATGAAGCAGAAATGAGAATGGGTTCGATGAATTTTGATACTAGTAATGGCGCATCCACACATGCCCGGCGGCACGGCCGGCGGCATGGCCGGCGGCCGGGCCGCCGGCCATGCCGCCGGCTCATGCATCTTTTACCTGCGGCACGCGCGGCTTTTGGTGCCGGCGGCAGTTTGCTTGCGGCTTCGATACGGAGTGGTAGTGTTGtcgtattcatttaa
- the LOC120636898 gene encoding uncharacterized protein LOC120636898, with translation MTEFNWDDSAVLLLIEKYQENELLWNPRHMDFKNRNKRNDAVRDIASVFNIASTEIERKLKNLSSHYFREKRKFEESKRSGSGRDDVQLPKWFAYKALSFLNDKNAPVPTLNSHTPSSSQDNITPQTTLPSTRTSRKRNIEREPEVDEALQLLREITSNARQRDDAAIFADYISSKLRKMDHYTMCTVQHQIQNIIYEAEMRMGSMNFDTSNTTQPLRYQNVRPGYFTGQPTTLAMSPSPSTSRSYSVQSDYEMQNSPDVNTSDSLLQVLENNLTK, from the exons atgacaGAATTTAACTGGGATGATAGTgctgtacttttattaatagaaaagtaTCAAGAAAATGAACTATTGTGGAACCCAAGGCATATGGATTTCAAGAATCGCAACAAAAGAAACGATGCTGTTAGGGATATTGCTTCTGTGTTCAACATAGCATCAACAGAAATTGAGAGAAAACTGAAGAATTTATCTAGCCATTATTTTCGAGAAAAACGCAAATTTGAAGAATCTAAAAGGAGTGGATCTGGACGGGATGATGTTCAATTGCCGAAATGGTTTGCTTATAAGGCGTTatcatttcttaatgacaagaatgCACCGGTACCGACTCTGAACAGCCACACACCTAGT tcttcTCAAGATAATATCACTCCCCAGACTACGCTACCTTCGACAAGGACTTCACGAAAGCGAAATATAGAGAGAGAACCTGAAGTTGATGAAGCTTTGCAATTACTGAGGGAGATCACGTCTAATGCAAGGCAACGCGATGATGCTGCTATATTTGCAGACTATATAAGTAGCAAGTTGAGGAAGATGGATCATTACACGATGTGTACAGTACAACATCAAATCCAGAATATTATCTATGAAGCAGAAATGAGAATGGGTTCGATGAATTTTGATACTAGTAATACTACTCAGCCTCTTCGTTATCAAAATGTTCGTCCAGGATACTTCACCGGCCAACCTACAACGTTAGCAATGTCACCGTCGCCCTCAACTTCGCGCTCTTACTCTGTTCAATCAGACTATGAAATGCAAAATAGCCCAGATGTCAATACAAGTGACAGTCTGTTACAAgtcttggaaaataatttaaccaaataa